The following is a genomic window from Candidatus Zixiibacteriota bacterium.
CTTGACAGCAGACCCCTCGCTCCGCTCGGGGTGACAGGGACTGTTGGCGCGGGACCCCCATCGCTGTCATCCCGAACGAAGTGAGGGATCTGCTTTCCAGTCCGGTTCCGATCATGACAGCCATACCACACACACATCTGTTCAGCCGGGCCGCTGAGGCGTGTCTACACCCTCGTGGAAGAACCCGGCTTGGATCACATACCGCCGCACCGGCATGCCGAAGTAGACCGCCTCATGTGTGAATGTCATCCCCAGCTTCTCCAGCACCCGCAGCGAGGCGGCATTCTGCGGATGGGCCACGGCAACGATCTGATCGAACGGAAACCGCGTGAAGCCGAACGCCAGACTCGCCTGTGCGCCCTCTGTCGCCAGTCCCTGCCCCCAATGGCACCCGCTCAGGAGAAACGCCACCTCTGTCTCATCGGTATCCGGCAGGTATTGCAGACCGACCCAACCAATCAACGCCGCCTGATCGCGCCGTTCGACCGCCCACCAGCCATAGCCGTGCTCCTCCCAGTGTGTCAATTGCGCCTCAATGAACTTCTCGACACGTTCACGGTCGGGCGGCTCCGGGTTGGGGAAGTGCCGCAGAATCCCGTTTTCGTTGAGGATCTCGTGCAACCGATCCACATCGCCCAGTCTGAATGCCCGGAGCACCAAACGGGAGGTGAGGATCGTAGGTATGTCCATCGGTCAACGAGCACCGGGCTATCGGTGCAGGTACTTGTCAAACCACCGCAGAATGTGCTCCAGCCGCGTCACCCGGCGGTCGGGGCGGCCATGGCGGGAGAG
Proteins encoded in this region:
- a CDS encoding GNAT family N-acetyltransferase, which translates into the protein MDIPTILTSRLVLRAFRLGDVDRLHEILNENGILRHFPNPEPPDRERVEKFIEAQLTHWEEHGYGWWAVERRDQAALIGWVGLQYLPDTDETEVAFLLSGCHWGQGLATEGAQASLAFGFTRFPFDQIVAVAHPQNAASLRVLEKLGMTFTHEAVYFGMPVRRYVIQAGFFHEGVDTPQRPG